ATTTTTTTGTTTGTTAGGAAGTGTAAAATATAAAGAATTCGAGAAAAAAATGATTAAAAGTAGCTCAAATTTGGTTAAAGAAATTGACAAAATAAGTAAAAAAATAATATAATAATATTATTAATATTTGAAAGGGGTAAATTTTAAATGAAGGATATTAATCTTTTATCAACAAAAGCTAATGAAATCAGAAAAAATATTGTTAATATGATTACAGAAGCTAAATCTGGACATCCAGGAGGGTCTTTATCAGCTACAGATATTTTAACAACATTATATTTTTATGAAATGAATATTGACCCAAAAAATATAAAAATGGAAAATAGAGACAGATTTGTTTTATCAAAAGGACATGCAGCACCTGCTTTATATGCTGTACTAGCAGAGAGAGGATATTTTGATAAAGAAGTTTTAAAAACACTTAGAAGATATGGTTCTATTTTACAAGGACATCCTGATATGAAAAAAGTTCCAGGAGTAGAAATTTCTACAGGTTCATTAGGACAAGGATTATCTGTTGCTAATGGAATGGCACTAAATTCTAAAATTTATAATATAGATTATAGAGTTTATGTGTTAATGGGAGATGGAGAAACTCAAGAAGGACAAGTTTGGGAAGCAGCTATGACAGCCTCTCATTATAAATTAGATAACTTATGTGCTTTCATCGATTGTAATAATCTTCAAATAGATGGAAATGTTGATAAAGTGATGAACATAGAGCCAATTTCTGATAAATGGAGAGCATTTGGTTGGCATGTAATTGAAATAGATGGACATAATTTTGAACAAATTATAAATGCTCTTGAAGAAGCAAAAACTGTAAAAGGAAAACCAACTTTAGTTGTAGCAAGAACAGTAAAAGGAAAAGGAGTTTCATTTATGGAAAATGTTTGTGGATTTCATGGAGTAGCTCCAACAAAAGAAGAGTGTGAAAAAGCTCTAGCAGAATTATCTTGTAACAATTAATAAAAATAAATTGAGTTTATATTATTTGGAGGAAAAAGAATGATAAAAAAAGCAACGAGAGAAGCTTATGGAGAAGCTTTAGTTGAACTTGGTAAAATAAATAAAAATGTAGTAGTTTTAGATGCTGACCTTTCTGGGTCAACAAAAACTAATATGTTTAAAAAAGCATTTCCAGAAAGACACATTAATGTAGGAATAGCTGAAGCTGATTTAATAGGTACAGCTGCTGGTTTAGCTACATGTGGAAAAGTGGTTTTTGCTTCAACATTTGCTATGTTTGAGGCTGGACGTGCTTTTGAACAAATTAGAAATACAGTAGCATATCCAAAATTAAATGTAAAAATAGCTCCAACTCATGCTGGAATTTCTGTAGGAGAAGATGGAGGGTCACATCAATCAATAGAGGATATTGCTTTAATGAGAAGTATACCAGGAATGATAGTATTATCTCCAGCTGATGCTGTAGAAACTAAAAAAATGATTTTTGCAGCAGCTGAGTATGATGGACCTGTATATATCAGAATGGGAAGATTAGGAGTTCCTGTAATATTTGATGAAAATTATGATTTCCAAATAGGAGTAGCTAATACTTTAAAAGATGGAAAAGATGTAACAATAGTAGCTACAGGATTATTAACTTATGAAGCTTTAAAAGCAGCTGAAGAATTAGAAAAAGAGGGAGTTTCTGTAAGAGTAATCAATGTAGGAACAATAAAACCACTTGATGGAGAAACTATTTTAAAAGCAGCTCAAGAAACTAAATTTATCGTTACAGCAGAAGAACATTCTGTAATAGGTGGATTAGGTTCAGCAGTATCAGAATTTTTATCAGAGGTACATCCAACAAAAGTTAAAAAAGTTGGAATCTATGATAAATTTGGACAAAGTGGAACTGGAAATGAACTTTTAGAGAAATATGAGTTAACTTCTGAAAAACTTATTTCTGTAATAAAAGAGAATTTATAATTTTTATTATAGAGGCAAGATATTTATATTTTGCCTCTATATTATTATTTTATAGAATTTTATGAGGATGGTAATATATGCAAAAAGAATCTAGACAACTATATATCTCACTTGAAATGATTAAAGTATTTTTAAGTATTATTTTTGCTACTATAATTTATAATTTTTTTATTTCTGGAATATTAAATGCAAATAGTCAAATAAATAATTTAAGAAATATTGATTTTATATCAGCAGAATTACAAAATAATTTATCTAAAGAACAAAAGAAAGAATTAGAAATAAAATTACTTAATGTTCCTGAAATAAAAAAAGTAACCTATGTTAATAGTTATATAGCCTTTCAAAATTTACAAAAAGATTTAGGAATAGTACTGCCAAAAGGGGATAATCCACTTTCCGATTCTTTAAGAATATATGTAAAAAGTATCAATAATATTCAAAAAATTCAAGAGATATTAGATTCAACTCAAGAAATTAAAGAATATTTTTTAGATACAACATATTCAGATAATGTAAATAAAAAAATAAAATTTTTTGAGCTTTTATTGACTAGTTTTACTTTAGGAGCAGTTTCATTAATATTTGTAGTAGTAACTATTGCTTCTTTACAATTTAAAATTGATTATGTAGGTTCTCTTATTAATAATGGATATCATAAGAATCTTTTATTAGCTACAAAACAAATAAATTTATTACCATGTACTTTAGCAATATTAATAGGCTTGATGTTTTTTTCTAATGTATATATATTATGTAGGAATTGGTTTATAGTAAATGATATATCTTCTTCATTATTAACTTTACTTCAAATAGCTCCAATACAAATAATATCAAATATTATTTTAATTGTACTTATTTGGTTAATTCCTGTGAAAGAAAGATGGGAGAATTAATAAATGAAAAAAATATTTTTATTAATATATATATTAATTTTTTCTATGGGATATTCTAATACTAGAGTTAGCATGGCAGATAAATTAAAAAAGATTGATATAGAAATAAATAATAAAAAACAAGAAATAAAAAAAATTGATACTAAAAAGAAATCTTTAGAAGAGCAAATAGAAGATTTAAGAGTAGATATTTTGAAATTAAATGGAGAGAAAAATAAATTAGAAGAAGAAATAATAGCAACAGAAAAAAAAATTGATTATAGTAATATAAATTTTAATTATAGTCAAAAAGAATTAGAGAGAAAAAAAGCTGAATTTAGTGCTAAAATTATAGCTTGGAGTAGAAGAAAAAATAATAACCTTTCTTTTGAAGAAGAGGTAATGTTAAGAAAACAATTTGGAAAAATTCTTTATGAAGATGTAAAGAAAATCAATCATATTTCAAAAGTAAAAAAAGATATTGCTTTAGTTAGTTATGATATAGAAGAAGAAAAGAAAAAATTAAGTGGACTAAAAAATAGTCTAAATAAAAAAATTAGAGATATAGGTAGTAAAGAAAAAGAAAAAAATATTCTTATAGCTAAATTAAATTCTGAAAGAAATAAACATGTATCAACTCTTACAAGTTTAGAAAAAGAAAAAGAACGTATACAAAAGGAAATAGAAAAAATATTACAAGCACAAGTATCTACAGATAAAAAAGTAGATTATAGTATAGCTATCAAAGGTATTGGGAAAGGAGTGAATCCTTTACCTGGTGGAAAAGTAATTGTTAAATTTAAAGAAAATAAAACAAAAAATATAGTAAGTAATGGAGTTGAAATTTTAGATAAGTTAGGTTCTCCAGTAAAAGCTACACATGGTGGAAAGGTTATATATACTGGAAAAATACAAGGACTTGGAAAAGTTATAATGATAAACTATGGATATAATACAATAGGAGTTTATGGA
This sequence is a window from Fusobacterium perfoetens ATCC 29250. Protein-coding genes within it:
- a CDS encoding permease-like cell division protein FtsX, with product MQKESRQLYISLEMIKVFLSIIFATIIYNFFISGILNANSQINNLRNIDFISAELQNNLSKEQKKELEIKLLNVPEIKKVTYVNSYIAFQNLQKDLGIVLPKGDNPLSDSLRIYVKSINNIQKIQEILDSTQEIKEYFLDTTYSDNVNKKIKFFELLLTSFTLGAVSLIFVVVTIASLQFKIDYVGSLINNGYHKNLLLATKQINLLPCTLAILIGLMFFSNVYILCRNWFIVNDISSSLLTLLQIAPIQIISNIILIVLIWLIPVKERWEN
- a CDS encoding transketolase, which codes for MKDINLLSTKANEIRKNIVNMITEAKSGHPGGSLSATDILTTLYFYEMNIDPKNIKMENRDRFVLSKGHAAPALYAVLAERGYFDKEVLKTLRRYGSILQGHPDMKKVPGVEISTGSLGQGLSVANGMALNSKIYNIDYRVYVLMGDGETQEGQVWEAAMTASHYKLDNLCAFIDCNNLQIDGNVDKVMNIEPISDKWRAFGWHVIEIDGHNFEQIINALEEAKTVKGKPTLVVARTVKGKGVSFMENVCGFHGVAPTKEECEKALAELSCNN
- a CDS encoding transketolase family protein, with the protein product MIKKATREAYGEALVELGKINKNVVVLDADLSGSTKTNMFKKAFPERHINVGIAEADLIGTAAGLATCGKVVFASTFAMFEAGRAFEQIRNTVAYPKLNVKIAPTHAGISVGEDGGSHQSIEDIALMRSIPGMIVLSPADAVETKKMIFAAAEYDGPVYIRMGRLGVPVIFDENYDFQIGVANTLKDGKDVTIVATGLLTYEALKAAEELEKEGVSVRVINVGTIKPLDGETILKAAQETKFIVTAEEHSVIGGLGSAVSEFLSEVHPTKVKKVGIYDKFGQSGTGNELLEKYELTSEKLISVIKENL
- a CDS encoding murein hydrolase activator EnvC family protein — encoded protein: MKKIFLLIYILIFSMGYSNTRVSMADKLKKIDIEINNKKQEIKKIDTKKKSLEEQIEDLRVDILKLNGEKNKLEEEIIATEKKIDYSNINFNYSQKELERKKAEFSAKIIAWSRRKNNNLSFEEEVMLRKQFGKILYEDVKKINHISKVKKDIALVSYDIEEEKKKLSGLKNSLNKKIRDIGSKEKEKNILIAKLNSERNKHVSTLTSLEKEKERIQKEIEKILQAQVSTDKKVDYSIAIKGIGKGVNPLPGGKVIVKFKENKTKNIVSNGVEILDKLGSPVKATHGGKVIYTGKIQGLGKVIMINYGYNTIGVYGNLISTKVKLNETVKQGENIGVLGFAMDGKPVLYYEVRLNLKPINPINVL